One Thamnophis elegans isolate rThaEle1 chromosome 2, rThaEle1.pri, whole genome shotgun sequence genomic window, CATTTAAGAGACAGATTTATCCCCAGCATTTCATTCGGTTCATTTATGAATTTCTTCTTCAAACCAGTTATGTCCACTTTCTAAACACAGAGAGCCTTTATATCTTGTCCAGTCATTTACAAACATGATCCATGGCCAGTAATAGCATTACTTTGCAAGCATTGAACACTGAAATAATGCTCTCTTAAATTTATTTCCATACCAGGTAAAATGTTAGAAAGTATATAAGTCAAAGAGACGGAAAACTCAAGGATGGACAAATGTTCCAGCTGCAGACaaaggcaagggggaaaaaaaagaaaccccagaACTGTGTGTGTGCATCAAGGTGGCACGTGGGGCCATATTTGCCGGAACACCAGCcctcagccagctgattttcgaccttccggttgggccgtttttcgccctctccaggctccggaggctttcctgaagtgtggggagggcaaaaaacaggcccaatgggccaactggaagttcagaaatgatcaatTTCTGTCTTCCGGAGAGACTCTGGTGGGCTGGGAGAgtttgttttcaccttccccaggcttcaggaaagcctccggagcctggggagggtgaaaactctccCTCCGCATGTGGGGGGGTTTGCACATCTGCAGGTCGGTGAGGCACATTCCATTGTGAGTCTGGGCACGCACACATGTGCAATAGCActcacacaattttggcacgcctttacaaaaagTCTAGCCATCACTGCCCCAGAATCTAGTTTGGAATTTTTAACACAATGAAAGAATTCAGGGTGATGTGGATTCTCTCAGGAGGGAGAAATTCTAGAATCACCTGTGGTGTAATTGCCTAGAAATATTCTTTTCACATTTTCCTAAATTCACATTTTCACTGGGTATAAGTTAGGCAAATGTTAGTGGTTTGGACTAAAAAGACCTATGTAGGAATTGCTAGGATCGAATTGTTAGTATCCCGGTTCCAAGAGACAACTAATTGAAAGTTCACATTAAAATAGGGCTACACTCTGTTTTATCTTCACAGATCATTTTAGTTCTTTAGCTTCTAGGCTGGAGCTATATTTACAAGTGCTTCAGCTATAAGTTGCTCTGCCTAGCAATTCTGTTTAACCAGCAGCTCAGCATTAAGTTTTCAGAATAGTATTTTCATACAAGAACTGCTCACATTAGAAGAAATTAAGAGAAATACATCTCTTTTCCACAGTAAAATGTCAAAGCGACAAAAaaagagagttttttttttcattgcaagtTTCAAGATGAAAAGTAGCTGAGGACTAATAGCAATGTTAGATTTTGGTTGATTAAGGCTAGTCAGTTTGACACAGCAGCACGTTATCATCTTCCCTACCTCATTTTTACCCATATTGCccttctttttaaattgtaaaaaaaCATAGGCACCAACAGGTATCCTAATTAAGCCTATCCTTTGCTGATAAGAGAGAAAAATTGCAAACGCATTCTTATGACGATGACCCCAAAATCAGAAAAGCTGTTTAAACTGCCTTGTCTTGCACGATGACTACCGAGTGTTGGGTGTTGGAGGAAGAGCCATCTCTGTCCTGCTCCATCTGGTTTTTGGGAATGTATCGAACCACAGCAGAGATAAGCTTTCCTTGGAAGTTCTTGCTCAGGAAGTTGTACAGGATGGGATTGACCACACAATGGAGAAGGCTGAAACAGTCTACGATGTCGTAGAAGAAGTACAGGAAGTCAACTACAGAGCAGTGGAGGAACACGTTTGTCCCCTCAATGGTGAGGATTAGCAAAATTAGGTGGAAAGGCAGCCAACTGACCAAGAAGACAATTATGTAAGCATAGATGAGGTAGCAGTTTTTTCTGCTCTCTGGCTTGTCACAACGCTTTATGTGTCTGGCGGTCAGTATGTTGAAGACTGCCATGATGAAGAATGGGATAATGAACCCAATTATGGCAACAAGGAGGTTGAGACCGAGGGCCCACTCGTTGTAGCTCTCCAGAGGGGCCATAAAGAAACACACTGGTTCAATGCTCTCGATTAACTCCATGTGTACCACTTCTGGCAAAGGGAGGATGGCAGCAAAGGCCCATATGCAGCAGCAGGTGATCCGTCGCACACAATGTTGGCGTTCGTGCCAGAAGTGGGAGGAAGTTGTCAGGGACACATACCGATCAATGCTGAGGCAGGTGAGAAAGAAAATACTGCTGTACATGTTGGCAAAGTAAAAATAGTGGGTGAAGCGACAGAGGAAATCTCCCCAAAGCCACGTGTAATCAAGCACGACTTCCAACATCCAGACTGGTAAGGAGAGGACCACCCCCAGGTCTGCAAGGGCCATGTTGAAAATGTATAGGTTGACCAAGTTCCGGTGGTTTCGGGTCTGCCAGTTGACCCATATGACCAAGAGATTCTCCACCAATCCCACCACAAAGATGATGAGATAGAGAACAAAGAGAAAGACCCGTTTAATGCCATCATCTAGTTCCCAATGACAATTTTCTAATGTGTAGTTGAAGGCATACAAGAGTTCCGTCAAGTTGTGGTAGGCTTCATTGAAAGGGGGGAGGGTCGCTGGCTCTCCcattttgaggggaaaagataaactgcaaaaaaagaagaaggaaatgtgAAATTAGAATGTATTCTTCCCCTGAACCAAGATAATTTATATCAGGaatctgatttttcttttaaatagctaTGGGTTTTAAATCTGTGCAGGCTTCAGATTTGGGACGACTCAACAGGACTCCCATTTTTTGTTTTGCGATTTGGCCACTGTTGCATATAACGTATAGTATTTATTAAATACATTGATCAGTCACCAGAATATAatctgacagcaaacagcactccatactgacactgatgatgttacctagtttgggtaatgaaacctctcAGTGGTGTGTTCTGGCTGGCACTACTGCCAGCTTGCTCGTGTGTGCACCACACGTCTGTGCACTTGATGTGCGCGCATGGGCAGCacaatttaaattgttctgc contains:
- the GPR182 gene encoding G-protein coupled receptor 182, which encodes MGEPATLPPFNEAYHNLTELLYAFNYTLENCHWELDDGIKRVFLFVLYLIIFVVGLVENLLVIWVNWQTRNHRNLVNLYIFNMALADLGVVLSLPVWMLEVVLDYTWLWGDFLCRFTHYFYFANMYSSIFFLTCLSIDRYVSLTTSSHFWHERQHCVRRITCCCIWAFAAILPLPEVVHMELIESIEPVCFFMAPLESYNEWALGLNLLVAIIGFIIPFFIMAVFNILTARHIKRCDKPESRKNCYLIYAYIIVFLVSWLPFHLILLILTIEGTNVFLHCSVVDFLYFFYDIVDCFSLLHCVVNPILYNFLSKNFQGKLISAVVRYIPKNQMEQDRDGSSSNTQHSVVIVQDKAV